A genome region from Macaca fascicularis isolate 582-1 chromosome 3, T2T-MFA8v1.1 includes the following:
- the THAP5 gene encoding THAP domain-containing protein 5 isoform X2, producing the protein MLTVNLVKQHTGKPESTLETSVYQDTGIGDFHTCFEDLNSTTITLTTSNSESIHQSLETQDVLEVTTNHLANPNFTSNSMEIKSAQENPFLFSTINQTVEELNTSKESVIAIFVPAENSKPSVNSFISTQKETMEMEDIDIEDSLYKDVDYGTEVLQIEHSYCRQDINKEHLWQKVSKLHSKITLLELKEQQTLGRLKSLEALVRQLKQENWLSEENVKIIENHFTTYEVTMI; encoded by the coding sequence ATGTTAACTGTTAATCTAGTTAAACAACATACTGGGAAACCAGAATCTACCTTGGAAACATCAGTTTACCAAGATACAGGTATAGGTGATTTTCACACATGTTTTGAGGATCTGAATTCTACAACCATTACTTTGACAACTTCAAATTCAGAAAGTATTCATCAATCTTTGGAAACCCAAGACGTTCTTGAAGTAACTACCAATCATCTTGCTAATCCAAACTTCACAAGTAATTCCATGGAAATAAAGTCAGCACAGGAAAATCCGTTCTTATTCAGCACGATTAATCAAACAGTTGAAGAATTAAATACAAGTAAAGAATCTGTTATTGCCATTTTTGTACCTGCAGAAAATTCTAAACCTTCAGTTAATTCTTTTATATCAACCCAAAAAGAAACTATGGAAATGGAAGACATAGACATCGAAGACTCCTTGTATAAGGATGTAGACTATGGGACAGAAGTTTTACAAATCGAACATTCTTACTGCAGACAAGATATAAATAAGGAACATCTTTGGCAGAAAGTCTCTAAGCTACATTCAAAGATAACTCTTCTAGAGTTAAAAGAGCAACAAACTCTAGGTAGACTGAAGTCTTTggaagctcttgtaaggcagttaAAGCAGGAAAACTGGCTATCTGAAGAAAATGTCAAGATTATAGAAAACCATTTTACAACATATGAAGTCACTATGATATAG
- the THAP5 gene encoding THAP domain-containing protein 5 isoform X1 yields MMPRYCAAICCKNRRGRNNKDRKLSFYPFPLHDKERLEKWLKNMKRDSWVPSKYQFLCSDHFTPDSLDIRWGIRYLKQTAVPTIFSLPEDNQGKDPSKKKSQKKNLEDEKEVCPKAKSEESFVLNETKKNIVNTNVPPQHPELLHSSSLVKPPAPKTGSIQNNMLTVNLVKQHTGKPESTLETSVYQDTGIGDFHTCFEDLNSTTITLTTSNSESIHQSLETQDVLEVTTNHLANPNFTSNSMEIKSAQENPFLFSTINQTVEELNTSKESVIAIFVPAENSKPSVNSFISTQKETMEMEDIDIEDSLYKDVDYGTEVLQIEHSYCRQDINKEHLWQKVSKLHSKITLLELKEQQTLGRLKSLEALVRQLKQENWLSEENVKIIENHFTTYEVTMI; encoded by the exons ATGATGCCCCGCTATTGCGCAGCGATTTGTTGTAAGAACCGCCGGGGACGAAACAATAAAGACCGGAAGCTGAGTTTTTATCC attTCCTCTACATGACAAAGAAAGACTGGAAAAGTGGTTAAAGAATATGAAGCGAGATTCATGGGTTCCCAGTAAATACCAGTTTCTATGTAGTGACCATTTTACTCCTGACTCTCTTGACATCAGATGGGGTATTCGATATTTAAAACAAACTGCAGTTCCAACAATATTTTCTTTGCCTGAAGACAATCAG ggAAAAGAcccttctaaaaaaaaatcccagaagaaaaacTTGGAAGATGAGAAAGAAGTATGCCCAAAAGCCAAGTCAGAAGAATCATTTGTATtaaatgagacaaagaaaaatatagttaACACAAATGTGCCCCCTCAACATCCAGAATTACTTCATTCATCTTCCTTGGTAAAGCCACCAGCTCCCAAAACAGGAAGTATACAAAATAACATGTTAACTGTTAATCTAGTTAAACAACATACTGGGAAACCAGAATCTACCTTGGAAACATCAGTTTACCAAGATACAGGTATAGGTGATTTTCACACATGTTTTGAGGATCTGAATTCTACAACCATTACTTTGACAACTTCAAATTCAGAAAGTATTCATCAATCTTTGGAAACCCAAGACGTTCTTGAAGTAACTACCAATCATCTTGCTAATCCAAACTTCACAAGTAATTCCATGGAAATAAAGTCAGCACAGGAAAATCCGTTCTTATTCAGCACGATTAATCAAACAGTTGAAGAATTAAATACAAGTAAAGAATCTGTTATTGCCATTTTTGTACCTGCAGAAAATTCTAAACCTTCAGTTAATTCTTTTATATCAACCCAAAAAGAAACTATGGAAATGGAAGACATAGACATCGAAGACTCCTTGTATAAGGATGTAGACTATGGGACAGAAGTTTTACAAATCGAACATTCTTACTGCAGACAAGATATAAATAAGGAACATCTTTGGCAGAAAGTCTCTAAGCTACATTCAAAGATAACTCTTCTAGAGTTAAAAGAGCAACAAACTCTAGGTAGACTGAAGTCTTTggaagctcttgtaaggcagttaAAGCAGGAAAACTGGCTATCTGAAGAAAATGTCAAGATTATAGAAAACCATTTTACAACATATGAAGTCACTATGATATAG